Below is a genomic region from bacterium.
AGCGGATTCCATTCAGCTCCGGCAGAGAAATAATCGCCGCGCGCGGAGAACGCCCTGTCTCGATGAGCAGTTTGGCCGTGTCCAATGTCTGGCCTTTCTCGGCGATAAAAATCGTTTGAATCTTCTCGACGGGGAAATCAAACTGATAATCGCGCACGATGCTGCTCGCGTTTTCCTGCAGAGAAGCGGTCATTTCTCCGCGTGATACGAGGTCAAACGAATCATAGAGGTCGTGATCTCCGATCTGATAGCGGATCGGGGCGCTGGTTATGATCGGGATGTTCATGATTCGTTTTATAAGAATAAACCCTTCCCGAACGTTCGGGAAGGGTCTTCGGTTTCAATCGCCGGTAACCGGCATCGTTGACTGCGCCAACTGAAGGATGGGAATCGCTTCCTTTCCTTCCCGCGAGAACGGATGATTCACGCGGCTTAGATTCGGCGTGGAGTGGTTTATCATCACCGCTCCCGTGCCGAACACTTCCTCGGCAAGCCGTCCCCAGGCCATGTATTGGGCGAGTTGCCGGATTGCCATCTCTCTGCAGTACGCATGGGTCACGGTCTCGCTGGTCATCGCCTGGTAGAGAGCGATCCGACTTCCCGCGTTGCTGTCGACATTCATGCGTACCGAGCTGTCGGATTCCAGTTCGCGCCGCACCTCCGCAAGCGCAGCGTGATACGTGGTGAACCAGGTAGGGAAGGCCCGCGTAAAGCGCCGGCAGGTTTTGAGCGGTAGCGAACGGCGACTGGCCTCTTCGATAATCCGCTCGCAACTCGATTGGCAGCGTTCGAGGAACGCAAGCGGATCGCCATCGACCATCTTTCGCATGACGAAAGGGAGATCGTACTCGGTATCCGCAAGCGTTACGTGGTATTCGAGATCGATACCCCATTCTTGAAGTCGTGCCAACAAGGCATGAACGATCTCGAGATGCGCCTTGGCGATATGGGGAATGCCGCCCGATACCGCCATGTAGGTGAAGCCCCGTTCGCTGCGGGCATAATCAGGACAAACTGCGGAAACGAGGATGAGCTTCTTTGACCTGAGTCTTCTCGATATCCCCTTTTTAACCTTAAGGGGAACCTCGCATGCAAGCGACCCGATGCCATTTGGGAAAACCGAATCGAATGAGAGCGTTGACATGAGCAGGTTTCCTTTGTTTGCGGTGTAAGGTACTGGGGACAAGCGGCGATGCTTGCATGGGGAGCTCTGAATACAAAACTCCCCGCCCTTGTGCGCGTCGAAAAATGACGTGCAAAGGGGCGGGGAGTCTTACCAGATTCCGCGCGATACCACCCAATGTTCCGGAACGGGGCATGCCCGCTCCGCTTACCGCCTCGGAAGCCTTACGACTCCGGCAACGGTTGTCCCATGGTTACGGAGGAATCCGGATTTCCACTCACGCAGAAATCTCCTTGCCGCACTGGCAACCCGGGCCCAGTCCCCCGCGGCGCGAGGGACCCGGATCAAAGGATTTGTCTCGGAGCACGATAGCACCGGCGCGCACTCAGGTCAATAGCGACGGGCGGCGACGCCGTGAACACAAGAGTACGAAGAGTGAACTATAGTTCACCATAGTTATCCACATTGTGAAGGGCTCGGAAAAGACCTGGTGGGTAGTAGTGGGATATACTCCCTTAATGGTCAGTGAAGTGGGAAGCGGAGTCATGGCCGCTTCCTGCCGATCCGGCCGCTCATCAACCCATGTTCCTCGGCGAATACCTCCACACTTTCGATGCAAAGAACAGGATCTCCCTTCCGTCGAGGTTCAGGAAGGATCTTGGCCGCGCGGTGATTATCACGCGCGGCCTCGATCATTGCCTCTACGTATATGCCCGCAAGGCGTGGGAGAAGGAAGCGGCAAAATACGCCGCGAAGGCGAGCGGGAATGCCGCGGAGCGCGGACTCGCGCGCCTTTTCCTCGCGGGCTCGTCCGACGCCGAGATCGATAGCGCCGGGCGCATCCTGATACCCGAGAACTTCAAGGCGTTCGCCGGGATACAGGGCAAGGCGGTCGTCGCAGGCGTCGCCGACCGGGTCGAAATCTGGGAAGAAGAAGCGTGGAAGGCATACACCAAAGCCATCGAGCGCGATGCTGAAGCATATGCGGAGAAGGTAGGCGGGCAAGGGACTCTTTAAATACGTATGGAACCGCGCACCCTTGAAGCCAGGCACGACAGCGTCCTCCTCCCGGAGGTCCTTGAGGCGCTTCGGATAGAGGCGACTGATGTCGTGGTGGACGCGACGGTAGGCGGGGCAGGGCATTTCAAGAGCTTTTTCGAGGCTCTCGGCCCGGAGGGAACGCTTATAGGAATCGACGCGGATGCGGCGGCGCTCAAGCGGGCCAAGGAGGTGCTTGCGGCCGATCCGCGCGCTCCCGGCGCCCGCCCGCACGTTCATCTGGTCGAGGATAATTTCCGCAACCTCCCGTCGATACTCGATACGCTTGGTATAGAGCGGGTGGATAAGATCCTGTTCGACCTCGGATGGAGCGGCTTCCAGCTTGCGGAGAATCGCGGATTTTCCTTCCAGGCGGACGAGCCGTTATTGATGGCGTATGGAAGCGCGGCGGGGCAGCAGACGGCGGCAGAAATCGTTAACGGCTATTCCGAAGAGGAGCTTGCCGATCTCATTTATTCGCTCGGGGAAGAGCGCTTCGCCCGCGGCATCGCGAAGTCGATCGTCACGGCCCGAAGGGAGAAACATCTTCTTACCACCGCCGACCTCGTGCATGCGGTCGAGCTTGGCACTCCCGCCTGGTACCAGCACCGCCGGACGCACCCGGCAACGAAGACATTTCAGGCGCTGCGGATCGCGGTGAACGACGAACTCGGAGCGCTTCGGGACGGCCTTTCCGCGGCGCTTTCCCGCGCGGCAGCAGGCGGACGCATCGCGGTCATCACCTTCCACAGCATCGAAGACCGGATCGTTAAAAGCTTCTTCAAGGATGCGGCGCATACGGGACAAGGAACGCCTGTTACGAGAAAGCCCGTCGTCCCGAGCTTCGCGGCCGTGCGCGAGAACCGGCGCGCACGAAGCGCGAAGCTCCGGGTATTTGAAGTCGGCGTTTCCGGACTTGCCCGCCAGGAGGAGTCTCTCAACCATGCCTATGCGTAGCGTCGTCCATGCGTTTTCCCTGGTGCAGTGGCTCGGCGGCGTGGTCGCCGTGCTCGTCGTCGCCTATATCGCGCTCATCGCGTTCGTCATGTCCTATGCCGCGGTGCAGACGGAGACGGCACAGTCGGTCCGGGACGGAAGCGCGCAGGTGAGCCTTCTTGAAATCCGCTACCTCGAGAAAACCGCGGCGCTCGGGGCGATGGACCCGGCGAGCCTCGGATACTCCGCTCCGCTCGCGAAGAATTTCGTCGAAGGTCCGGCTCGCGCGGCGATCAATACCGGGCGCCGCTAACAGAAAGGCATGCGCGCGACATTCCGAGCACGGCTGCGCATACTTCTCGGGATCATAGGGCTTATCGCTCTTCTGCTCGTTGCCCGCCTCTATTTCGTGCAAATCGTGAACGGTTCGGAGTATGCGCTCCGGGCCGACCGGCAGTATCTTTCGCAAAGCCAGGCGCTCTTCGATCGCGGATCAATCTATTTCACGCGCCAGGACGGCACGCTCATCTCGGCGGCAAGCCTTGGAAGGGGCTTCCTGCTTTCGCTTAATCCTTCAAAGATTAAAGACGCGGAGGCGGCATACCAGGCTCTTTCCGCCCTGACGCCGCTTGACCACGACGCGTTCATCGCCGCGGCTACGAAACCGCACGACGTATACGAGGAGGTGGCGCACCGGCTTCCGGAAGATGTCGGTACCAGGATCGCGGCGCTTAAGATCCCGGGCGTAAGTCCTCTCCGGGAGCGCTGGAGGGAATATCCGGGGGGGGCGCTCGCCGCGCAATCGATCGGCTTTATCGCCTATAACGGGGGCGACACGCTCGCCGGGCGCTACGGCCTCGAGCGCTACTACGACGACACGCTCGCCCGCGACAACGGCTCGCTCTATCAGAATTTCTTTGCGCAGCTCTTCGCGAACCTCGGGAACGCGCTCGTCGACGCGCGGGCAAGCCGCCAAGGGGACATCGAGACCACCATCGAGCCGCAGGTGCAGGCGCACCTCGAGGACGACCTGAAGGCCGTGCAGGCGAAGTATGCGAGCCGGGAGACCGGAGGCATCATTATGAATCCCGCGACCGGGGAAATCATCGCGCTTGGCGCGACGCCGGGCTTCGACCTTTCCGACTTCCAGAACGGGAACGCGGAGCATTTCGGGAATCCGCTCGTCTCGAGCGTCTACGAATTCGGCTCCATTATGAAGCCCCTTACGATGGCTTCGGGTATCGACGCCGGGGTAGTAACGCCTTCGACGACATACAACGACACGGGATGCATCGAGGTGAACGGATCGAAGATCTGCAACTTCGACCTCAAGGCCCGCGGGGTTGTGCCGATGCAGGAGGTGCTCTCGCAGTCGCTTAACGTGGGCGCGTCGTATATCGCGACCAGGCTCGGGCCAGACCGCTTCCGCACCTATTTTACGTCTCTTCGCTTCGGCGAGGAGACGGGCATCGATCTCCCGA
It encodes:
- the mraZ gene encoding division/cell wall cluster transcriptional repressor MraZ, producing MKWEAESWPLPADPAAHQPMFLGEYLHTFDAKNRISLPSRFRKDLGRAVIITRGLDHCLYVYARKAWEKEAAKYAAKASGNAAERGLARLFLAGSSDAEIDSAGRILIPENFKAFAGIQGKAVVAGVADRVEIWEEEAWKAYTKAIERDAEAYAEKVGGQGTL
- the rsmH gene encoding 16S rRNA (cytosine(1402)-N(4))-methyltransferase RsmH, whose product is MEPRTLEARHDSVLLPEVLEALRIEATDVVVDATVGGAGHFKSFFEALGPEGTLIGIDADAAALKRAKEVLAADPRAPGARPHVHLVEDNFRNLPSILDTLGIERVDKILFDLGWSGFQLAENRGFSFQADEPLLMAYGSAAGQQTAAEIVNGYSEEELADLIYSLGEERFARGIAKSIVTARREKHLLTTADLVHAVELGTPAWYQHRRTHPATKTFQALRIAVNDELGALRDGLSAALSRAAAGGRIAVITFHSIEDRIVKSFFKDAAHTGQGTPVTRKPVVPSFAAVRENRRARSAKLRVFEVGVSGLARQEESLNHAYA
- a CDS encoding penicillin-binding protein 2, with product MRATFRARLRILLGIIGLIALLLVARLYFVQIVNGSEYALRADRQYLSQSQALFDRGSIYFTRQDGTLISAASLGRGFLLSLNPSKIKDAEAAYQALSALTPLDHDAFIAAATKPHDVYEEVAHRLPEDVGTRIAALKIPGVSPLRERWREYPGGALAAQSIGFIAYNGGDTLAGRYGLERYYDDTLARDNGSLYQNFFAQLFANLGNALVDARASRQGDIETTIEPQVQAHLEDDLKAVQAKYASRETGGIIMNPATGEIIALGATPGFDLSDFQNGNAEHFGNPLVSSVYEFGSIMKPLTMASGIDAGVVTPSTTYNDTGCIEVNGSKICNFDLKARGVVPMQEVLSQSLNVGASYIATRLGPDRFRTYFTSLRFGEETGIDLPSEIHGITGNLKSPRQLEYDNMSFGQGIAETPVEMIRALGTLANRGSMVTPHLARAIRLDSGITKTLDWGEPVPVFKPESAQAVTQMLTQVVDTALAHGAKKIPEMSVAAKTGTAQMAAPGGGYYANEYFHSFFGYFPSYSPHFIILLYTVKPQGVQYASETLTDTFADLVHFLVSYYGVPPDRANENNP